Sequence from the Streptomyces sp. NBC_00440 genome:
CTCGGCGGTGAGATCCACGCGGCGAGCGAGCCGGGGCGCGGGTCGACGTTCACGCTCTATCTGCCGCTGCACGCCAGCGAGCTGCCTCCCCAGGGGTACCCGCAGCTGACCCCGGGCGGCCTGGAGCGGGCGCCCGGCGGGACGGACGAAGGGGTGCGGGCCGAGGCGGGCCAGGCGCCCGGGATGGCGCCCACGGACGGCCAGGGCGGTCCGGCGGAGCTGTTCCGCCGGCGGCGCCGCAAGTCGCTGGGGTCGTCCGGCGGACGGCCCGCGCTGCCCGCCAGTTCAGGTGTGCAGGCAGCGACCTCGGAGCCGGAGACGTGGGTGGAGGAGACCGAGGAGACGGCGAAGCCGCGCCGGGTCTTCCAGTTCAACAGCGAGAAGGTACTGATCGTCGACGACGACATCCGCAACGTCTTCGCGCTCACCAGCGTCCTCGAACAGCACGGTCTCTCGGTGCTGTACGCGGAGAACGGGCGTGAGGGCATCGAAGTCCTGGAGCAGCACGACGACGTGACGCTCGTTCTGATGGACATCATGATGCCGGAGATGGACGGTTATGCGACGACGACGGCCATCCGCAGGATGCCGCAGTTCGCCGGGCTGCCGATCATCGCGCTCACCGCGAAGGCGATGAAGGGCGACCGGGAGAAGGCCATCGAATCCGGTGCTTCCGACTATGTCACCAAGCCTGTGGATCCTGATCATTTGCTCACAGTAATGGAGCAGTGGATGCGCGGTGAGTGATCGATTGATGAGTGAATCTCCATGAGTTGCTGACTGACTGTGGCCGAAGGCGTGTGAGGCGGGCGTATTCGGGGAACCTTCTGGTCTCCCGGCGCGTTTCTGCTACATGTGCCGTGACATCGCGGTGACATAGCGGTGACAGGGTGTGGCGACAGGCGGGGTGCGGTTACCATGACCGGCACAAGGACGGACGGCGTTACGGAGCTGTCCCCTGGGGCGGCGCCCGGTGCACTGCCGGGACGAGGAGGACGGGCCATGGTGCAGAAGGCCAAGATCCTCCTGGTCGATGACCGGCCGGAGAATCTGCTGGCGCTGGAGGCCATTCTCTCCGCGCTCGATCAGACACTGGTGCGGGCATCGTCCGGGGAGGAAGCGCTCAAAGCGCTGCTGACGGATGACTTCGCAGTGATTCTGCTGGATGTCCAGATGCCGGGCATGGACGGTTTCGAGACCGCCGCGCACATCAAGCGGCGGGAGCGGACCCGGGACATCCCGATCATCTTCCTCACCGCGATCAACCACGGGCCGCACCACACCTTCCGGGGGTACGCCGCGGGGGCTGTCGACTACATCTCGAAGCCCTTCGACCCGTGGGTGCTGCGCGCGAAGGTGTCGGTCTTCGTCGAGCTCTACATGAAGAACTGCCAACTGCGCGAGCAGGCGGCGCTGCTGCGCCTCCAGCTCGACGGCAGCGCTCCGGCCGTCGGCGACACCAAGGAGCCCGCGGGGCTGCTGGCCGAACTGTCCGCACGTCTCGCGGCAGTTGAGGAGCAGGCCGAGGCGCTCTCGAAGCAGCTCGACGAGGAGTCGGCGGACGCGGCCGCGGTCGCCACCGCCGCCCATCTGGAGCGCAAACTCACCGGTCTCCGCAGGGCTCTGGACGCGCTGGAACCGGGCACGGGCGGCCCGACTGCCGCGCTCCCCTCGCAGAATTGACGGTCTGTCCGGTGACCGCCCCTGCTGAGGGCGTGTCACCACACGTCACGGCACGTCAAGAAGGCGTGTTCACCCCGGCGACACGAACGGGTGAAGCGGTCAGCACACGTGTCCGTCGCCGCGGACACAGGTAACCTCGGCTCCATGGCCTCACGTACGTCCGGCAAGGGTTCCCCAGGCGCGGCGGGCACCGCCAAGCCGCGTGCCGGCCGTACCGGCCCAGCCAAGAAGGCAGCTCCGGCGAAGAAGACCGCTGCGAAGAAGACCGCTGCGAAGAAGACCGCCCCCGCGAAGCGGGCGCCCGCCAAGAAGGCGGCGGCGAAGCCCGCACCGAAACCCGCGCCGTCCCCCACCGGGGGCGTGTACCGGCTCGTACGGGCCGTCTGGCTCGGGGCCGCCCACGGCGTCGGGGCGATGTTCCGCGGCATAGGCCGGGGCGCGAAGGGCCTCGACCCGGCCCACCGCAAGGACGGGGTGGCGTTGCTGCTCCTCGGCCTGGCGCTCGTCATCGCGGCCGGCACCTGGTCGAATCTGCACGGCCCGGTCGGCGATCTCGTCGAGATGCTGATCACCGGTGCCTTCGGCCGGCTCGACCTGCTGGTCCCGATACTGCTGGGCGCCATCGCCGTACGGCTGATCCTCCACCCGGAGAAGCCGGAGGCGAACGGCCGGATCGTCATCGGGCTCTCCGCACTGGTCCTGGGGGTGCTCGGGCAGGTCCACATCGCCTGCGGTGCTCCCGGGCGCGGGGACGGCACATCGGCCATGCAGGACGCCGGTGGCCTGATCGGCTGGGCCGCGTCCAAGCCGCTGATCTTCCTGATGGGCGATGTCCTCGCCGTACCGCTGCTCCTGCTGCTGACCGTCTTCGGGCTGCTGGTGGTCACAGCCACCCCCGTCACCGCCATTCCGCACCGGCTCAGGACGCTGGGGGCCCGGCTGGGCATCGTCGACCCCGAGCCCGCCACCGACGGGGTGGACGAGCAGGACGACGAGCGGTACGAGGACCAGTGGCGCGAGTCGCTGCCGGCCGGCCGCCGTCAGGCCGCACCGCGCGGCCGCACCCCCGAGCTCTACGACGCCGAAGCGGCCGAGGAGCAGGCGCTCACCAAGCGCCGCAGCAAGCCGCGCAGGCCCTCCGTGCAGCCTCCGCCCGGCCGGCCGATGGACGCGGTGGACGTCGCGGCCGCCGCGGCCGCCGCGCTGGACGGGGCCGTGCTGAACGGGCTGCCGCCCTCCCCGCTCGTCGCGGATCTGACCCAGGGCGTCTCCGTCGAACGCCCCGAGGCCACCCCGTCCGGCGCCTCGGCCGCGGCGCCCGTGCCGTCCGCCCGTGAGTCGGCGGGGGCCGCGAAGTCCGGAGGGGCGGGCCCCGTACCCGACTTGACCAAGAAGTCCCCGAAGCCGCCCGAGTCCCAGCCGCTGCCGTCCCGCGCCGAACAGCTCCAGCTCTCCGGCGACATCACCTACTCGCTGCCCTCACTGGACCTGCTGGTGCGCGGCGGCCCGGGCAAGACCCGCAGCGCCGCCAACGACGCGGTCGTCGCCTCGCTGTCGAACGTCTTCATGGAATTCAAGGTCGACGCGGCCGTCACCGGCTTCACCCGCGGCCCGACCGTCACCCGCTACGAGGTGGAGCTGGGCCCGGCCGTGAAGGTCGAGCGGATCACCGCGCTCACCAAGAACATCGCCTACGCGGTGGCCAGCCCCGACGTGCGGATCATCTCCCCGATCCCGGGGAAGTCCGCCG
This genomic interval carries:
- a CDS encoding DNA translocase FtsK, encoding MASRTSGKGSPGAAGTAKPRAGRTGPAKKAAPAKKTAAKKTAAKKTAPAKRAPAKKAAAKPAPKPAPSPTGGVYRLVRAVWLGAAHGVGAMFRGIGRGAKGLDPAHRKDGVALLLLGLALVIAAGTWSNLHGPVGDLVEMLITGAFGRLDLLVPILLGAIAVRLILHPEKPEANGRIVIGLSALVLGVLGQVHIACGAPGRGDGTSAMQDAGGLIGWAASKPLIFLMGDVLAVPLLLLLTVFGLLVVTATPVTAIPHRLRTLGARLGIVDPEPATDGVDEQDDERYEDQWRESLPAGRRQAAPRGRTPELYDAEAAEEQALTKRRSKPRRPSVQPPPGRPMDAVDVAAAAAAALDGAVLNGLPPSPLVADLTQGVSVERPEATPSGASAAAPVPSARESAGAAKSGGAGPVPDLTKKSPKPPESQPLPSRAEQLQLSGDITYSLPSLDLLVRGGPGKTRSAANDAVVASLSNVFMEFKVDAAVTGFTRGPTVTRYEVELGPAVKVERITALTKNIAYAVASPDVRIISPIPGKSAVGIEIPNTDREMVNLGDVLRLADAAEDDHPMLVALGKDVEGGYVMANLAKMPHVLVAGATGSGKSSCINCLITSVMVRATPEDVRMVLVDPKRVELTAYEGIPHLITPIITNPKRAAEALQWVVREMDLRYDDLAAYGYRHIDDFNQAVRSGKAKAPEGSERELSPYPYLLVIVDELADLMMVAPRDVEDSIVRITQLARAAGIHLVLATQRPSVDVVTGLIKANVPSRLAFATSSLADSRVILDQPGAEKLIGKGDGLFLPMGANKPTRMQGAFVTEEEVGEIVQHCKDQMAPVFRDDVVVGTAKKKEIDGDIGDDLDLLCQAAELVVSTQFGSTSMLQRKLRVGFAKAGRLMDLMESRNIVGPSEGSKARDVLVKPDEVDGVLAVIRGETEP
- a CDS encoding response regulator — encoded protein: MVQKAKILLVDDRPENLLALEAILSALDQTLVRASSGEEALKALLTDDFAVILLDVQMPGMDGFETAAHIKRRERTRDIPIIFLTAINHGPHHTFRGYAAGAVDYISKPFDPWVLRAKVSVFVELYMKNCQLREQAALLRLQLDGSAPAVGDTKEPAGLLAELSARLAAVEEQAEALSKQLDEESADAAAVATAAHLERKLTGLRRALDALEPGTGGPTAALPSQN